GCGCCTCACCGATAATGCGTGCCGCTTCATTATCCATGGCATCACTGTAGGCTGGCACTAGCACAGCGCCATTGACGATCAGGTAATTCGCATACGACGCGGCCAGGCGACGGCCTTCGTCGATGATCGGTTGGCCCCAGGGCAGCGGATGCAGCGAGTACGGCTTGCCATCCGCCGTGCGCAACGCAGCGAGTTCTTCGCCCATGCGTTGCAATTCGTCATGATGCGTATCGCGGGTATCACTGCAGGCCTGGTAAACGATGCGATCACCCGGCGCAAAACGTGCCAGCGTGTCGATGTGGGCGTCGGTATCGTCACCTTCCAGGTAACCGTAATCGAGCCAGAGCACACGCTGGGCATGCAGGCCACGACGCAGGATCGCGCTCATTTCCTCGCGCGATTGCTCCGGGTGACGCTGCGTCAGGCAACGCCAGGTGGTGAGGATGGTGCCAGCGCCATCGCTTTCGATACCGCCGCCCTCCAGTGCCCAATCGATGCGCAGGTGCGCCGCCAAACCGAACACGCCGGCTTCGACCAGTCCGGCGATCAGTGCATCGTCCTGCGCGGCGTCGAACTTTCCACCCCAGCCGGTGAAGCGGAAATCGGTAAGTTGGAAGCGATTGCCGTCGCGCAAGGTGATCGGGCCGGAATCGCGCAACCAGGTGTCGTCATAAGGCAATTCGACGAAGCGGATGCGTGACAACTCCGCATCGGTACCTTGCAGCTTGGTCGTGACGTGGGCGCGCAGCGTCGCATCGGCCACCACGATGATCAGCGGCTGGAAGCGTGTCACCGCCGCGGCCAGTGCGACATAGGTGATCTCAACCTGATCAAGTCGCTCGGCCCAATCGGTATTGGCATGCGGCCAGGCAATCAGGACGGCAGCCTGCGGCTCCCATTCGGCCGGCAGGCGCAAGGTGGATTCGGTCATGGGGCGCACTCGCATAGGAAGGAATGCCCCGGAGCTGCACCCCGGCAGGCAAGCGCATCAGTTTACAGGCAGGGACGAGAGGCGAGTAGCGAGGGCTCAGTGCTTAACATCGAGGGAACGTCTAGGCTTGCGCCCTCGCAACTGCCCCTGGACTCTTGGGTCGATCAGTTCACCGCGTCAGGATTCCGATTATTGCCGGTCGGCGTATTCAGCACCGAATGGATGATGTGGCTGTTTTCGAAATACACGATGAAAGTGGCGTATTCCCAGCGATTGATCGTCGGATGCTTGGCCGAATCGCCGCCGCGTGGTGAAAGTTTGCGCAACGGGGCGCCGTATTTCTTCTCGACCTGGGCCATGGACAAGCCACGGGCCGGCAGATTCATGCTTTTCTCTTCCTGCACGCGTTGGGTCAGTGTCTGTTCGGCGTAGGCTGCCTGTGTCGCGGCAAGGCCGCTGGCGCTGGCGATCGCGGCCAGCAAGGGCAGGCGGTAACAGTGCTTGAACATGGTCCCCTCTCCGCGAAAAGCGTTGCCGCGTCGTTGTATCAGAACTGTCTGCACCATGCCATGAGCAAAACCGGCAGATGTGACTCAGGCATGCCCAGCAACCGTTATCATGTGTTGCTGCGGGCGCTCAGGCCCGGCCCGAGTCTGTTCCCATGATTGCGTTTCGCCACTTCGCCTTGCGCCGCGGCAGCCGATTGCTGCTTTCCGATATCGACCTGGTGATTCAGAGCGGTTGGCGCCTGGGGGTGATCGGCCGTAACGGTTGTGGCAAATCCAGCCTGTTTGCCGCCTTGCAAGGGCAATTGGAAGCCGATTCCGGCGAGCTCGACATGCCGACCCGGTTGCGTCTGGCCTCGGTGGCACAGGAAACGCCGGCCCTGCCCGATCCTGCTATTGAATATGTGATGGGCGGCGATGTGGAATTGGCCTCAGCCCTGCGCGACGAGCTCGACGCCCAAGCGCGCGGTGACACTGAAACCATGGCGCGTGCGCATCACCGTATCGAAGAACTGCATGGTTATGATGCACGGGCCCGCGCCGGACGCCTGCTGCACGGACTCGGCTTCAGTCCCGACACACACGAACGTGCCGTGTGCGAGTTCTCTGGCGGTTGGCGCGTACGCCTGAACCTGGCGCGTGCGCTGATGGCACCCTCGGACCTGTTGTTGCTCGACGAGCCGACCAACCACTTGGACTTGGATGCCGTACTGTGGCTGGAAGAATGGCTGCGCCGTTACCAGGGCACCTTGCTGGTGATTTCGCATGATCGCGAATTCCTCGACGGCGTGATCACGCATACGCTGCATTTGAACGAGGACAGGGCGAAGCTCTACACCGGCAACTACAGTGCGTTCGAATTGCAACGTTCCGAGCAATTGC
The sequence above is a segment of the Dyella sp. M7H15-1 genome. Coding sequences within it:
- a CDS encoding agmatine deiminase family protein; its protein translation is MTESTLRLPAEWEPQAAVLIAWPHANTDWAERLDQVEITYVALAAAVTRFQPLIIVVADATLRAHVTTKLQGTDAELSRIRFVELPYDDTWLRDSGPITLRDGNRFQLTDFRFTGWGGKFDAAQDDALIAGLVEAGVFGLAAHLRIDWALEGGGIESDGAGTILTTWRCLTQRHPEQSREEMSAILRRGLHAQRVLWLDYGYLEGDDTDAHIDTLARFAPGDRIVYQACSDTRDTHHDELQRMGEELAALRTADGKPYSLHPLPWGQPIIDEGRRLAASYANYLIVNGAVLVPAYSDAMDNEAARIIGEAHPGRVMVQIPCRPLIWQNGSLHCITMQLPAGLTG